One part of the Actinomycetota bacterium genome encodes these proteins:
- a CDS encoding polysaccharide biosynthesis tyrosine autokinase produces MELRDYLRILWGRRWLIALCLALAAGTALGFSARITPTYAATAKVFVGPRTVEKNDAAAVLQELTASQQYVTSYAEILKSRPLAELVVQKTGSPLTASELSEKTETKILPDTRLIEVTVTDTNASRAETYVNELVDSFVADEGNLFGGGGAITASVFERALKPADPVSPKPLQNGVIGGLLGLMLGVGIAFVLEQLDTTLRNKEDVEKILAPIPVIASIPLSPTTKERSLFMESDTNSPQAEAIRILRTNIQFFSVDRPVNRVLVTSPFAGDGKTTVASNLAVGMAAVGSSVLLIETDLRKPVLNKMFGGPQSPGLSDVLSGQSSLSDAIRRTRIPNLSIIVAGPTPPNPSELLGSERMADLINTVSDMVDIVILDTPPALPVTDAAVLAPHTDGVILVVRAGQTHAHKALDVTKNFERHDVRVLGVAINGVEREMDGGYYYRYTYGREDEKGGNRRRGREAMGEFDDLKAPPVRPAHRPAAPKPAAPPAARRPNGSPGPAFRPDRARPGVKPPSRRTPAGRTADEARNAAFRAKLRSSLGEPDEDEYR; encoded by the coding sequence TTGGAACTTCGTGACTATCTGCGCATCCTGTGGGGTCGCCGCTGGCTTATCGCCCTATGCCTGGCGCTCGCCGCAGGAACCGCTTTAGGGTTCTCGGCTCGGATCACACCCACCTACGCCGCGACGGCGAAGGTGTTCGTGGGGCCCAGGACGGTGGAGAAGAACGATGCCGCCGCCGTCCTGCAGGAGCTGACCGCTTCCCAGCAGTACGTCACGTCGTACGCCGAGATCCTCAAGAGCCGCCCGCTGGCGGAGCTGGTCGTCCAAAAGACCGGCTCCCCTCTTACGGCGTCCGAGCTCAGCGAAAAGACGGAGACCAAGATCCTGCCGGACACCCGGCTGATCGAGGTCACGGTCACGGACACCAACGCCTCCCGGGCCGAGACCTACGTCAACGAGCTGGTCGATTCTTTCGTTGCCGACGAGGGCAACCTGTTCGGCGGAGGAGGGGCCATAACCGCCTCGGTCTTCGAGCGGGCGCTAAAGCCCGCCGACCCGGTTAGCCCCAAACCTCTGCAGAACGGCGTCATCGGGGGACTGCTCGGGCTGATGCTCGGAGTGGGCATCGCCTTTGTGCTGGAGCAGCTGGACACCACCCTTCGCAACAAAGAGGACGTGGAGAAGATCCTCGCCCCGATTCCGGTCATCGCCTCCATCCCTCTTTCGCCGACCACCAAAGAGCGATCGTTGTTCATGGAGTCCGACACCAACTCACCTCAGGCTGAAGCCATCCGAATACTGCGGACCAACATCCAGTTCTTCTCGGTCGACCGCCCGGTCAACCGGGTCCTGGTGACCAGCCCGTTCGCCGGAGACGGCAAGACCACCGTGGCCTCCAACCTCGCCGTCGGCATGGCGGCAGTGGGCTCCTCGGTCCTGCTAATTGAGACCGACCTCCGCAAGCCGGTGCTGAACAAGATGTTCGGCGGCCCCCAGTCCCCCGGCCTTTCCGACGTGCTGTCCGGCCAGTCGTCGCTCTCCGACGCCATCCGCCGGACCCGGATCCCCAACCTCTCGATCATCGTGGCCGGCCCCACTCCGCCGAACCCGTCCGAGCTGCTGGGCAGCGAGCGGATGGCCGACCTGATCAACACGGTCTCCGACATGGTCGACATCGTCATTCTCGACACTCCCCCGGCACTTCCGGTCACCGACGCAGCCGTGCTCGCGCCTCACACCGACGGCGTGATCCTGGTGGTCCGGGCCGGCCAGACTCACGCCCACAAGGCGCTGGACGTCACCAAGAACTTCGAGCGCCACGACGTGCGGGTCCTGGGCGTCGCCATCAACGGCGTCGAGCGGGAGATGGACGGCGGCTACTACTACCGCTACACCTACGGCCGTGAGGACGAGAAGGGCGGCAACCGCAGGCGCGGCCGGGAAGCCATGGGCGAGTTTGACGACCTGAAGGCTCCCCCCGTGCGGCCCGCACACCGCCCGGCAGCGCCCAAGCCGGCAGCCCCACCGGCGGCACGCAGGCCCAATGGATCGCCGGGGCCGGCGTTTCGTCCGGACCGGGCCCGTCCGGGTGTCAAACCTCCGTCACGCAGAACTCCCGCAGGGCGAACCGCCGACGAGGCACGCAACGCCGCCTTCCGGGCGAAGCTGCGGAGCAGCCTCGGCGAGCCCGACGAGGACGAGTACCGCTAG
- the rsfS gene encoding ribosome silencing factor: MRIHKESRSKALIAAEAASAKKAGDILILEVEPLIGITDYFVICSGNTERQVKTIADEVMRQMLENGVKTYRREGEKDNRWVLLDYLDIVVHIFHAEEREFYGIERLWRDANTVPFEDRQPA; this comes from the coding sequence ATGCGAATCCACAAGGAATCCCGTTCCAAGGCGCTGATTGCAGCAGAGGCAGCGTCGGCAAAAAAGGCCGGCGACATTCTCATTCTGGAAGTCGAACCGCTGATCGGAATCACCGATTACTTCGTTATCTGCTCGGGGAACACCGAGCGCCAGGTGAAAACAATTGCTGATGAAGTGATGCGTCAGATGTTGGAGAACGGGGTCAAGACCTACCGTCGCGAAGGCGAGAAGGACAACCGGTGGGTTCTGCTCGACTACCTGGATATCGTCGTCCACATCTTCCACGCCGAAGAACGGGAGTTCTACGGCATCGAGCGGCTCTGGAGGGACGCCAACACGGTGCCCTTCGAGGACCGCCAGCCCGCCTAG
- the nadD gene encoding nicotinate-nucleotide adenylyltransferase: MTGTEAPRRIGIMGGTFDPIHNGHLVCAEEARMQFRLDEVVFVPAGAPWQKRDVSAAEDRYLLTMLATASNCHFSVSRIDIDRGGPTYTVDTLRAFRAFYGEQAELFFITGTDAVAEILTWKDPEAVLDEAHFIAANRPSYSLSDQHRELFRDRVSVMEIPALAISSTDIRKRVAEGRTIRYLLPREVREFIDERGLYRTDG; this comes from the coding sequence TTGACCGGTACGGAAGCCCCCCGCCGCATCGGCATCATGGGCGGCACCTTCGACCCGATTCACAACGGCCACCTGGTGTGCGCCGAGGAGGCGCGGATGCAGTTCCGCCTCGACGAGGTGGTTTTCGTTCCTGCCGGGGCTCCGTGGCAGAAAAGAGATGTGTCGGCGGCCGAGGACCGTTACCTGCTCACCATGCTGGCCACGGCGTCCAACTGCCACTTCTCGGTCTCCCGGATCGACATCGACCGCGGCGGGCCGACCTACACCGTCGACACCCTCCGCGCATTCCGGGCGTTCTATGGGGAACAGGCAGAGCTGTTTTTCATCACCGGAACCGATGCGGTCGCCGAGATCCTCACCTGGAAGGACCCGGAGGCGGTCCTGGACGAGGCTCACTTCATCGCCGCCAACCGTCCGAGCTACTCGCTCAGCGACCAGCACCGGGAGCTGTTCCGGGACCGGGTGAGCGTGATGGAGATTCCGGCCCTTGCCATCTCGTCGACCGATATCCGGAAGCGGGTGGCCGAAGGCCGGACTATCCGGTACCTTCTGCCCCGTGAAGTGCGGGAATTCATCGACGAGCGCGGTTTGTACCGAACCGATGGGTGA
- a CDS encoding PH domain-containing protein: MKNPRLRGTSRYLAPGERILRTTRRHPVLLMKPILIWMGTLVVTGLISFVLTEGNPIPVIDQIVLLLSLAMTGYLVYKAMVWWKSYYVVTDERVLLLEGLISVNVSAVRLARVAETSFNRSIFGRIFGYGDLKLDAAGEQLSLATLTYLPRAEEVYRLITRLLLGEDDPEPEPYDPGEETTGPLPPVVP, encoded by the coding sequence ATGAAGAACCCCCGCCTCCGCGGCACCAGCCGTTACCTGGCGCCCGGCGAGCGGATCCTGCGAACCACCCGGCGCCACCCGGTCCTTCTGATGAAACCCATTCTCATATGGATGGGGACCCTGGTCGTCACGGGGCTCATCTCGTTCGTGCTCACCGAGGGTAACCCGATCCCGGTGATCGACCAGATCGTCCTCCTGCTGTCGCTGGCCATGACGGGGTACCTGGTCTACAAGGCCATGGTGTGGTGGAAGTCCTACTACGTGGTCACCGACGAGCGGGTGCTGCTGCTCGAAGGGCTCATCTCGGTGAACGTCAGCGCGGTGCGGCTGGCCCGGGTGGCGGAGACGAGCTTCAACCGGTCGATCTTCGGGCGGATCTTCGGATACGGCGACCTGAAGCTGGACGCCGCAGGTGAGCAGTTGAGCCTGGCCACCCTGACCTACCTGCCCCGGGCCGAGGAGGTCTACCGGCTGATCACCAGGTTGCTTCTGGGGGAGGACGACCCTGAGCCGGAACCGTACGACCCCGGGGAGGAGACCACCGGACCTCTTCCGCCGGTGGTGCCTTGA
- a CDS encoding DUF192 domain-containing protein, whose amino-acid sequence MKPRNPPRLAVFLLLAAVAVMPACNRSWETGRNSGDLPKGTLEIAGEERLVLEVDLALTGSAQARGLMEVEQIPDDYGMVFLWSDSAKHSFYMKNTLIPLDIAWWDAEGDIVDIQTMQPCTEDPCKTYVPAGTHVGAVEVNAGLLAEAGVEVGDKVTLTRAT is encoded by the coding sequence ATGAAACCGCGCAACCCGCCCCGCCTCGCCGTTTTCCTACTCCTCGCCGCCGTGGCGGTTATGCCGGCGTGCAACAGATCGTGGGAGACGGGACGCAACAGCGGCGACCTCCCCAAGGGCACCCTGGAGATTGCGGGCGAGGAGCGGTTGGTCCTCGAGGTCGACCTGGCCCTGACCGGCAGCGCACAGGCCCGGGGCCTAATGGAGGTCGAACAGATCCCCGACGACTACGGGATGGTGTTCTTGTGGTCCGACTCGGCGAAGCACTCGTTCTACATGAAGAACACTCTGATCCCGCTGGACATCGCCTGGTGGGACGCCGAGGGCGACATCGTCGACATCCAAACCATGCAGCCCTGCACCGAAGACCCGTGCAAGACCTACGTCCCCGCCGGCACCCACGTGGGAGCGGTCGAGGTCAATGCGGGGCTTTTGGCGGAGGCCGGCGTAGAGGTCGGGGACAAGGTCACGCTGACCCGGGCGACATAG
- the zwf gene encoding glucose-6-phosphate dehydrogenase, with product MGLERPDPQVIVIFGASGDLTKRKAIPALYNLYRENLLPANFAVVGFARTPMTKDEFRTNMREAVSKHSRSGIAERYWGPFKEHLDYFSGSYGDPERWVDFRKYLEEVDAQYGTQGGRLYYCATPPSAFPEIAHCIGEMDMADRARIVVEKPFGYDQQTAEDLNSVLHGVFKERQVFRIDHYLGKETVQNILVFRFSNGMFEPIWNRSYVESVQIDVSEAVGVEGRGSFYEGAGAIRDIVQNHMLQLLATLAMEPPALFDAESIRNEKVKLLRSVRPIDPAETVKGQYTSGVVDGRAVPGYKEEEGVAPDSMTETFAAMKVSIDNWRWAGVPVYLRTGKRMPRRATTITVFFHGAPHLLFEASGLDRPERNHLTIRVQPDEGITLTFGAKVPGPDMKVAPVDMDFDYDESFMSAPAEAYERLILDAMIGDATLFTRADEIERSWQIVEKILPKSPTEPYPAGTWGPAASDELVAPDVWHLRH from the coding sequence GTGGGCTTAGAGCGACCCGACCCCCAGGTCATCGTTATCTTCGGTGCGTCCGGAGATCTCACCAAGCGCAAGGCCATACCGGCCCTGTACAACCTGTACCGGGAGAACCTGCTGCCGGCCAACTTTGCCGTGGTGGGCTTTGCGCGCACGCCGATGACCAAGGACGAGTTCCGCACCAACATGCGGGAGGCGGTTTCCAAGCACAGCCGGTCGGGCATCGCCGAGCGCTACTGGGGGCCGTTCAAGGAGCACCTCGACTACTTCTCCGGAAGCTACGGGGACCCGGAACGCTGGGTCGACTTCCGCAAGTACCTCGAGGAGGTCGACGCCCAGTACGGCACCCAGGGCGGCCGCCTCTACTACTGCGCCACGCCGCCGTCGGCATTTCCCGAGATCGCACACTGCATCGGCGAGATGGACATGGCGGACCGGGCGCGGATCGTGGTCGAGAAGCCCTTCGGCTACGACCAGCAGACCGCCGAGGACCTCAACTCGGTGCTGCACGGGGTCTTCAAGGAACGCCAGGTCTTCCGTATCGACCACTACCTCGGCAAGGAGACCGTCCAGAACATCCTGGTCTTTAGGTTCTCCAACGGCATGTTCGAGCCGATCTGGAACCGCAGCTACGTCGAGTCGGTTCAGATCGACGTCTCCGAAGCGGTGGGGGTGGAGGGACGAGGCAGCTTCTACGAGGGCGCGGGCGCGATCCGCGACATCGTCCAGAACCACATGCTCCAGCTCCTCGCTACCCTGGCGATGGAGCCCCCGGCTCTGTTCGACGCCGAGTCGATCCGGAACGAGAAGGTCAAGCTGCTGCGGTCGGTCCGCCCGATCGACCCGGCCGAGACGGTCAAAGGCCAGTACACCTCAGGCGTGGTCGACGGCCGGGCGGTGCCGGGCTACAAGGAGGAGGAGGGCGTGGCGCCCGACTCGATGACCGAGACGTTCGCGGCCATGAAGGTCAGCATCGACAACTGGCGCTGGGCCGGCGTGCCGGTGTACCTCAGGACCGGCAAGCGGATGCCCCGCCGGGCCACCACCATCACGGTGTTTTTCCACGGCGCCCCCCACCTGTTGTTCGAGGCGTCCGGCCTCGACCGCCCGGAGCGGAACCACCTGACCATCCGGGTCCAGCCCGACGAAGGCATCACCCTCACCTTCGGCGCCAAGGTCCCGGGCCCGGACATGAAGGTGGCTCCGGTCGACATGGACTTCGACTACGACGAGTCGTTCATGAGCGCCCCCGCGGAGGCGTACGAGCGGCTGATCCTGGACGCCATGATCGGCGACGCGACCCTGTTCACCCGGGCCGACGAGATCGAGCGGTCGTGGCAGATCGTAGAGAAGATTCTTCCGAAGAGCCCGACCGAGCCCTACCCGGCCGGCACCTGGGGCCCCGCCGCCTCGGACGAGCTGGTCGCCCCGGACGTCTGGCACCTGCGTCACTAA